GCGGCTGCTGCGGCACCACCCCCGAGCACCTGCGCCAGGTGGTCGAGCGGGTCCAGGGCCTGCCGATCACCCCGCGCGACCCGCACCCCGAGGCGGCCGCCGCCTCGCTGTACCAGGCGGTGCCGTTCCGGCAGGACACCTCCTACCTGGCGATCGGCGAGCGCACCAACGCCAACGGCTCGAAGAAGTTCCGCGAGTCGATGATCGCGGGGGACTGGCAGACCTGCGTGGAGATCGCCCGCGAGCAGATCCGCGAGGGCGCCCACCTGCTCGACCTGTGCGTCGACTACGTCGGCCGCGACGGCGTCGCCGACATGCGCGAGATCGCCGGCCGGCTGGCCACCGCTTCCACCCTGCCGATCGTGCTGGACTCCACCGAGCCGCCGGTGCTCAAGGCCGGCCTGGAGATGCTCGGCGGCCGCGCGGTGCTCAACTCGGTCAACTACGAGGACGGCGACGGCCCCGACACCCGGTTCGGGAAGATCGCCGCGCTGGCCCGCGAGCACGGCGCCGGCCTGATCGCGCTCACCATCGACGAGCAGGGCCAGGCCCGCACCGCCGAGACCAAGGTCGCCATCGCCGAGCGGCTGATCGAGCAGCTGGGCCGCGAGTACGGCATCCACGAGAGCTCGATCCTGGTCGACTGCCTGGCCTTCACCCTGGCCACCGGCCAGGAGGAGTCCCGCCGGGACGGCATCGAGACCATCGAGGCGATCCGCGAGCTCAAGCGCCGCCACCCGGAGGTGCAGACCACCCTGGGCCTGTCGAACATCTCCTTCGGCCTCAACCCGGCCGCCCGCCAGGTGGTCAACTCGGTCTTCCTGCACGAGTGCGTGGAGGCCGGCCTGGACTCCGCGATCGTGCACGCCGCCAAGATCCTCCCGATGAACCGCATCCCCGAGGACCGCCGGCAGACCGCCCTCGACCTGGTCTACGACCGGCGCAGCGAGGGCTACGACCCGCTGCAGAAGCTGCTCCAGCTCTTCGAGGGCGTCTCCGCCGCCTCCTCCGCCGCGTCCAAGGCCGAGGAGCTGGCCGCCCTCCCGCTGGAGGAGCGCCTGCAGCGCCGGATCATCGACGGCGAGCGCAACGGCCTGGAGGCCGACCTGGAGGCGGCGCTGGTCGAGCGCCCGGCGCTGGAGATCATCAACGACACGCTGCTGTCCGGCATGAAGGTGGTCGGCGAGCTGTTCGGCTCCGGCGAGATGCAGCTGCCGTTCGTGCTGCAGTCCGCCGAGGTGATGAAGGCCGCCGTCGCGCACCTCGAACCGCACATGGAGAAGTCCGACAGCGAGGGCAAGGGCACCATCGTGCTGGCCACCGTCAAGGGCGACGTGCACGACATCGGCAAGAACCTGGTCGACATCATCCTGTCCAACAACGGCTACAACGTCGTCAACCTGGGCATCAAGCAGCCGGTGTCGGCGATCGTCGAGGCCGCCCAGGAGCACAAGGCCGACGTGATCGGCATGTCCGGCCTGCTGGTGAAGTCCACGGTGATCATGAAGGAGAACCTGGAGGAGCTCAACCAGCGCGCGCTGGCCGCCGACTTCCCGGTCATCCTCGGCGGCGCCGCCCTCACCCGCGCCTACGTCGAGCAGGACCTGCACGAGATCTACGACGGCGAGGTCCGCTACGCCCGCGACGCCTTCGAGGGCCTGCGGCTGATGGACGCGCTGATCGGCATCAAGCGCGGCGTCCCCGGTGCCGCCCTGCCCGAGCTGCGCAAGCGCCGGCACGCCCGGGTCGAGGTGGAGGAGCCGGAGGAGGTCAACCTCGGCCAGATCCGCTCCGACGTGGCCGTCGACAACCGGATCCCGACCCCGCCGTTCTGGGGCGACCGGATCGTCAAGGGCATCCCGTTCCAGGACTACGCCTCCTGGCTGGACGAGGACGCCCTGTTCAAGGGCCAGTGGGGCCTCAAGGGCGGCCGCTCCGGCGGCCCGTCCTACGAGGAGCTGGTGGAGACCGAGGGCCGCCCGCGGCTGCGCGGCTGGCTGGACCGGCTGCAGACCGAGGGCTGGCTGGAGCCCGCCGTGGTCTACGGCTACTTCCCGGCCAACTCCAAGGGCGACGACCTGATCCTCTACCGCGAGGACGGCTCCGAGCTGACCAGGTTCACCTTCCCCCGCCAGCGCCGCGGCCGCCGGCTCTGCCTGGCCGACTTCTTCCGCCCGGAGGACTCCGGCGAGCGCGACGTGGTCGGCCTCCAGGTGGTCACCATGGGCAACCGGATCTCCGAGGCCGCCAACGAGCTGTTCGCGGGCGACTCCTACCGCGACTACCTCGAACTGCACGGCCTGTCCGTCCAGCTCGCCGAGGCGCTGGCCGAGTTCTGGCACGCCCGGGTCCGCTACGAGCTGGGCTTCGGCGACGAGGACCCGCAGGACGTCCGGGACATGTTCGCGCTCAAGTACCGCGGCGCGCGCTTCTCGCTCGGCTACGGCGCCTGCCCCGAGCTGGAGGACCGGGCCAAGATCGCCGAGCTGCTCAAGCCCGAGCGGGTCGGCGTGATCCTCTCCGAGGAGTACCAGCTGCACCCCGAGCAGTCGACCGACGCCATCGTGGTCCACCACCCCGAGGCCAAGTACTTCAACGCGCGCTAGACCTTCCACCGGAGATCATCCGTTCGCCGCACCGCCGCCCGGTGCAATCCGACCGGGCGGGCGTATTCTTGATGATCCTGAACGGGCCGGTCCGCTGACCAGCGGGCCGGCCCGTGCCATCCCCGGACGCGCCCGCGCCCGGCTCCCCACCCGGAAGGACGGCGCGCATGACGACGGTCTCGACCCCGGTCCGCATCGACGGAGACGGCGAGGACGGCGGCCTGCACGCCGTCCTGCTCGACATGGACGGCACCCTGGTCGACACCGAGGACTTCTGGTGGCAGGCCGAGGTCGACCTGTTCGCCGAACTCGGCCACCGGCTCACCGCCGAGGACCGCACCCACGTGGTCGGCGGCCCGATGACCCGGGTCATCGACTACCT
The window above is part of the Kitasatospora sp. NA04385 genome. Proteins encoded here:
- the metH gene encoding methionine synthase — translated: MATVVSTSARQDRADALREALATRVVVADGAMGTMLQAQDPTMEDFQQLEGCNEVLNITRPDIVRSVHEAYFSVGVDCVETNTFGANHWALSEYDIPERIFELSEAGARIARETADAFTAQDGRVRWVLGSIGPGTKLPTLGHTTFEVVREGFRQNAAGLIAGGVDALLIETSQDLLQTKASVLGCQAALAEAGVSLPVLAQVTVETTGTMLLGSEIGAALTALEPLGIDFIGMNCATGPAEMSEHLRYLAKNAKVGLSCMPNAGLPVLTKDGAHYPLSPAELADAHEGFVRDYGLSLVGGCCGTTPEHLRQVVERVQGLPITPRDPHPEAAAASLYQAVPFRQDTSYLAIGERTNANGSKKFRESMIAGDWQTCVEIAREQIREGAHLLDLCVDYVGRDGVADMREIAGRLATASTLPIVLDSTEPPVLKAGLEMLGGRAVLNSVNYEDGDGPDTRFGKIAALAREHGAGLIALTIDEQGQARTAETKVAIAERLIEQLGREYGIHESSILVDCLAFTLATGQEESRRDGIETIEAIRELKRRHPEVQTTLGLSNISFGLNPAARQVVNSVFLHECVEAGLDSAIVHAAKILPMNRIPEDRRQTALDLVYDRRSEGYDPLQKLLQLFEGVSAASSAASKAEELAALPLEERLQRRIIDGERNGLEADLEAALVERPALEIINDTLLSGMKVVGELFGSGEMQLPFVLQSAEVMKAAVAHLEPHMEKSDSEGKGTIVLATVKGDVHDIGKNLVDIILSNNGYNVVNLGIKQPVSAIVEAAQEHKADVIGMSGLLVKSTVIMKENLEELNQRALAADFPVILGGAALTRAYVEQDLHEIYDGEVRYARDAFEGLRLMDALIGIKRGVPGAALPELRKRRHARVEVEEPEEVNLGQIRSDVAVDNRIPTPPFWGDRIVKGIPFQDYASWLDEDALFKGQWGLKGGRSGGPSYEELVETEGRPRLRGWLDRLQTEGWLEPAVVYGYFPANSKGDDLILYREDGSELTRFTFPRQRRGRRLCLADFFRPEDSGERDVVGLQVVTMGNRISEAANELFAGDSYRDYLELHGLSVQLAEALAEFWHARVRYELGFGDEDPQDVRDMFALKYRGARFSLGYGACPELEDRAKIAELLKPERVGVILSEEYQLHPEQSTDAIVVHHPEAKYFNAR